The genomic segment ACAGTTAGATGACCTGCTTCATCGTCTTAGCCATGGTCATCATGGCAAAGCCGAGCAAGAACAAGATAGCGACCTTGATCCTGTGAGCGAGTTTGATATTGAAGCAGAACTTGAAAAACTCTGAATTATCAACATTCTATCAATAAAAAAGAGGCTCATATATTTGAGCCTCTTTTTTTATGGGTCTTAAAGTTTAAGTCTGAGCTTTTCTTCCTGCACTTGAGGGCCCCATTGAGATTGTAAAAGGGACTCTTCAAGCTCAAATCCGCATGATCGATAGAGTGTTCCAGCAGGCTCTAACCCTTTTAGGGTCCAAAGATAGAGCGAGGAAAACTGGCGATCTCTGGCAAAACCAAGGGCACAATTTAATAACAATTGGCCAAAACCTTGCCCGCGCACAGTTTCATCAAGAATGAACCATCTTAAATGTGCACCGTCTTTTTTTGCGCGAGAGCCATCAAGGGTAATAGAGCCAAAGAATTGACTGTCTTTTGTAAGGGACCAGATTTGTGAATTGAGTGGTTGATAAGTTTCCATGAAGTTGGAAAGTTCTGTGGCGACTTTACATTCGAAAAACTTTCCGAAATTCCACTCCTTGGCATAGTTTTCTCCATGTTGGCGAGTGACCCATCCAACAAGACCCTTTTGGTAGCCGGTTTTGATCTGAAATCCGTTTTTTTGCTCTATCATCATCTATCTTGCAAATATGCATAATTAATTGAAGTTATATCTAGATTATCATGCAAAAAAATGGCATTAAATAGGAAATATAGCAATTTAGGAATGCAAAAATGCAAAACTGGGATGATTTACGGTTTTTTCTAACGGTTGCCCGTAATGGGAGCTTCTCTGCGGCGGCTGAGAGCCTGTCTGTAAACGCCTCAACAGTGGGTCGTCGCATTGATCAGCTTGAAATTAATCTCAAATGTAAGCTGTTTGACCGTCAACGCTATGGCATGACCCTTACACCAGATGGACGCCACCTTCTTGATCATGTCCAGAAAATGGAAAAATCTGCTCTTGATCTTGACTCAATGGTGAAGGGAAGTGATGAAGCGTTAAATGGTCAGGTGCGTATTTCCGTGACTGATGGGTTAGGCTCTTTTTGGTTAACGCCAAATTTGGCGAATTTTCAAAGAGACTATCCGCAAATCTCTTTAGAGGTGATGAGTGAAAGTCATTTTGTCGATCTTGCTGCACGTGAAGCTGATATTGCTATCCGTTTAAGTGAACCAACACAAAATGCGTTGAAAATACGCAAAGTCGGGATGATGAAGTTTCATGTTTTTGCGGCTCCTGCTTATTTGGATGGTTTTGGTATGCCAAGCAGTTGGGCTGATTTAAAAGGTCATAAGCTGGTTGATTATTTGGGTTATCAAGAAAGTAAGGCGCTTTCTTTATGGCAGGAAACAGTGAAAAATCATGACAATGTGGTGTTTCAAACCAATAGTGCCATGAGTTTTGTCAGTGCGCTGCGCAGTGGCATGGGAATCGGCATGTTGCCGCAGTTTTATCGCCATACGGTCAGTGATTTGATCATCGTTGATTTACCTACAGACCTGTTTGAGATGCCAATTTATCTGGTGACCCATGAAGAAACCAGCCAAACAGCACGGATCAAGGCCGTAAAAGATTATATAAATGATCTATTTGACCGTGACCGTAAGAGTTGGTTCAGTTGATTGAATTTATTAACAAATGGTTAATGTTTAGATTAACGCCGTGCGCGTGCTGCTTGGGCAATACGCATTAAGGCCCGTGAACAGACAGTTTCGGGTGGGTTTCCGGTGACTTTACAGTGCGCTTCGGCCTGGGTGATGACTTCCAAGGCCATGGCAATACGTGGCAGGTTCCAGGAACCAAGCTGTTTCTTAAAGGCAGGTGCCTGTTTGAAAATAACCGGAGGGCGTAGTTTTCTCATAGCGTCATCTACACCAAGGCCTTTTTGCATGGCACCTTTGGCTAAATGCAGGCGATGGAAATGGCGCGCGAGCATTCTTAAGATCATGATCGGTTGGTTGCCTTCATCAAAACAACGCATAAGCGCGGTTTCAAGGCTGGCATGATCACCATTTCCTGCCGACATAATCACATTATCCAGGGAAAAGGCACCGCTATCACCCACACAGGCCATGGCATGTTCCATGGTGACGCTGGTTTCATCGCCCATGTAAATGGCAAGTTTTTCCAGCTCCCCACGGCTGACTTGGCGATCAGAGCCTAAATGATTAAGCAGATAGCCCATGGCGTCGCGATCAGCATTAAGCCCATGTTTTTGCAAAGATTCCCGAATGACATCTGAAAGATTACGCCCCTCATCACCATAACAGGCCACCGCTGCAGCAATGGTTTTGTTAGATTCAAAGAGTTTGCGCAAAGAAGAGCGTGCACTTAACTCCCCACCTTCTAACACGATCACCGCATCACCGATGGGATCAGACAGATAGGATTTAAAAGCAGAAGTCAGGCTATCAGCAGCATCTTGAATGCGAATAAAGCGACGTCCACCTGTTAAAGACATGGCAGCGGCCTCATCCGCGATAAGAGCAGGATCACTCTTAATGTCTGAGGCTTGTAAAATAACGCTGTTAAACGGGTCGTTAATATCGTCTAAGACTGCATGAGCAAGGGCCTTAGAGCGTTCAAACACAAGGCCTTGGTCTGGCCCAAAAAGCAAAATACAGCGCACATCACGCGGTGGGCTTTTAATAAAACCATCGGCTTTGCCTGCGCTTATTTTCATGGAAATTTCAGCCTGTTATTTATCTTCTTCAGGTTTTGCATTCAACAGGTGGACAGCAATACGGCGATGAATGTCCGTTGCAACCTGCTTAATTGCACGAAGACGGGCATCACGGCGGGCAAATTCGGTGCCTGTAGGAGAGGTGAGGATATTGTAACTCACAACAGATTGACTGGTTCCGGAAAGTTTATTATTTCCGGTGAGATTAAATTTTGCATTAACAATTAGGTTAGTACGTGTGGCAAATTCGTCTTTACCAATGCCTAGACCTGCACTGCTCTCTGAATAATATACTGCTAAACGATATTTGGGATTACGGGGTCGTCCCTTTGTGTTGAAAAGGGCGAGCAGTTCATTATGCAGTAACTGGCCTTCACGGTCTTCAATTTCAT from the Candidatus Terasakiella magnetica genome contains:
- the holA gene encoding DNA polymerase III subunit delta, producing MKISAGKADGFIKSPPRDVRCILLFGPDQGLVFERSKALAHAVLDDINDPFNSVILQASDIKSDPALIADEAAAMSLTGGRRFIRIQDAADSLTSAFKSYLSDPIGDAVIVLEGGELSARSSLRKLFESNKTIAAAVACYGDEGRNLSDVIRESLQKHGLNADRDAMGYLLNHLGSDRQVSRGELEKLAIYMGDETSVTMEHAMACVGDSGAFSLDNVIMSAGNGDHASLETALMRCFDEGNQPIMILRMLARHFHRLHLAKGAMQKGLGVDDAMRKLRPPVIFKQAPAFKKQLGSWNLPRIAMALEVITQAEAHCKVTGNPPETVCSRALMRIAQAARARR
- the lptE gene encoding LPS assembly lipoprotein LptE codes for the protein MSLHKNHLIKLTCFLAIAISLGACGYQPLHGKRKTAQNIAMSQALSTVWIDEIEDREGQLLHNELLALFNTKGRPRNPKYRLAVYYSESSAGLGIGKDEFATRTNLIVNAKFNLTGNNKLSGTSQSVVSYNILTSPTGTEFARRDARLRAIKQVATDIHRRIAVHLLNAKPEEDK
- a CDS encoding LysR family transcriptional regulator encodes the protein MQNWDDLRFFLTVARNGSFSAAAESLSVNASTVGRRIDQLEINLKCKLFDRQRYGMTLTPDGRHLLDHVQKMEKSALDLDSMVKGSDEALNGQVRISVTDGLGSFWLTPNLANFQRDYPQISLEVMSESHFVDLAAREADIAIRLSEPTQNALKIRKVGMMKFHVFAAPAYLDGFGMPSSWADLKGHKLVDYLGYQESKALSLWQETVKNHDNVVFQTNSAMSFVSALRSGMGIGMLPQFYRHTVSDLIIVDLPTDLFEMPIYLVTHEETSQTARIKAVKDYINDLFDRDRKSWFS
- a CDS encoding GNAT family N-acetyltransferase, whose protein sequence is MMIEQKNGFQIKTGYQKGLVGWVTRQHGENYAKEWNFGKFFECKVATELSNFMETYQPLNSQIWSLTKDSQFFGSITLDGSRAKKDGAHLRWFILDETVRGQGFGQLLLNCALGFARDRQFSSLYLWTLKGLEPAGTLYRSCGFELEESLLQSQWGPQVQEEKLRLKL